One genomic region from Macellibacteroides fermentans encodes:
- a CDS encoding DUF805 domain-containing protein, with translation MIVSVVLSMFINILGGVKLLKMLFMIIQGLFALALLIPSIAVGVRRMHDIGKGGGWILVNMIPLIGSIWFILLAIKDSEPGPNRFDK, from the coding sequence ATTATTGTTAGTGTAGTATTATCTATGTTTATAAATATCCTGGGTGGAGTAAAACTGCTTAAGATGTTATTTATGATTATTCAGGGATTATTCGCTTTAGCTTTATTGATACCTTCAATTGCAGTTGGAGTACGCCGTATGCACGATATTGGCAAAGGTGGAGGATGGATTCTGGTAAATATGATTCCACTTATTGGATCTATATGGTTTATTCTATTGGCTATCAAAGATAGTGAGCCAGGTCCGAATAGATTTGATAAATAA
- a CDS encoding IS30 family transposase produces MSHLTREQRYTIASILQNGYNQKEIALVIKKDKSVVSREIRRNADARSGVYRDDLAHRKYLKRQEYKAKTRTFTPEVEEYVRDRLRLKHSPEQIAGVAKKNGDKCVSHERIYQFIWQDKRKKGTLYLDLRNRGRRYKKRSVIYDKRGIIPNRTDISQRPPEVELRERFGDLEIDLIIGKNHKGAILTINDRATGFGKLHKLDGKDAQQLATATIDCLMEWKPFLKTITSDNGKEFAAHELVAKHLNIDFFFAKPYASWQRGSNENFNRLVRQYIPKKVDFDCIPTDYINFVEYQLNNRPRKRFKYESPMFMFNQLFFIFLFF; encoded by the coding sequence ATGAGTCATTTAACCAGGGAACAAAGATATACTATTGCATCGATATTGCAAAACGGCTATAATCAAAAAGAAATAGCCCTTGTTATTAAAAAAGATAAATCAGTTGTCAGTCGGGAGATCCGGCGCAATGCAGATGCCCGATCCGGCGTTTACAGAGATGATTTAGCCCATCGTAAATACCTGAAGCGTCAGGAGTATAAAGCTAAAACCAGAACCTTCACACCTGAAGTAGAGGAATATGTCAGAGATAGATTGCGTCTAAAACACAGTCCTGAACAAATTGCAGGTGTTGCCAAAAAGAACGGGGATAAATGTGTGTCACACGAGCGAATCTATCAGTTTATTTGGCAAGATAAGCGAAAAAAAGGAACGCTGTATCTTGATCTTAGAAACAGAGGACGTCGCTATAAAAAGCGAAGTGTGATTTACGATAAACGGGGTATAATCCCCAATCGCACAGACATCTCTCAAAGACCGCCTGAAGTTGAACTGCGCGAACGCTTTGGTGATTTAGAAATTGACCTGATTATAGGTAAAAATCACAAAGGCGCTATCTTAACCATCAATGACAGAGCTACCGGATTCGGAAAACTTCATAAATTAGATGGAAAAGATGCTCAGCAACTTGCAACGGCTACCATTGATTGTTTGATGGAATGGAAACCTTTCCTTAAAACAATCACATCTGACAACGGGAAAGAGTTTGCCGCTCATGAATTGGTAGCCAAACATTTAAATATCGATTTCTTCTTTGCTAAACCATATGCAAGCTGGCAAAGAGGTTCGAACGAAAATTTTAATCGCCTCGTCAGGCAATATATACCGAAAAAAGTTGATTTTGATTGTATTCCTACAGATTATATTAATTTTGTGGAATATCAACTCAATAATCGACCCAGAAAAAGATTCAAATACGAATCGCCAATGTTTATGTTTAATCAATTATTTTTCATTTTTCTATTTTTTTAA
- a CDS encoding transposase translates to MIPKEKELKLIKIYMYICDIYESSLKFCCQRFSNNATPIFTDQELLTVYLFCGAYQRYFSIKEIHTFTKEYLLSWFPCLPSYQTFNYRLNLLSEAINELVKHLITSFKPEDCDNMTSLIDSMPIVTCKGKNKTGKVATEIATKGYCSTKNMYYFGLKLHTLAFRRKGTIPFPEMLILSSAAENDLTVLKTEAADSLTNRSIFADKIYSDFSFWGEKHREIGLDMLTPVKAIKAEEPVITQREKAHRDLFSTAVSKVRQPIESFFNWLNEKTNIQRAMKVRSTSGLLIHTMGKIAIAFIYLIV, encoded by the coding sequence ATGATTCCCAAGGAGAAAGAACTTAAGCTTATAAAAATATATATGTATATCTGCGATATCTATGAGTCTTCACTGAAATTTTGTTGTCAGAGATTCAGTAATAATGCAACTCCTATCTTCACCGACCAGGAACTGCTTACTGTATACCTGTTCTGTGGAGCTTATCAACGCTACTTCAGTATCAAAGAGATACATACATTCACTAAAGAATATTTGCTTTCTTGGTTTCCTTGTCTACCTTCTTATCAGACGTTCAATTATCGATTGAACCTGTTAAGTGAGGCAATTAATGAACTCGTAAAGCATCTCATTACATCGTTTAAACCAGAAGATTGCGACAATATGACATCACTGATCGATTCCATGCCAATTGTTACCTGCAAAGGAAAGAATAAAACAGGAAAAGTGGCTACAGAAATTGCAACAAAAGGCTACTGCTCTACCAAAAATATGTACTACTTTGGTTTGAAACTCCACACGTTAGCTTTCAGAAGGAAAGGAACTATTCCATTCCCTGAGATGTTGATACTTTCATCTGCGGCAGAGAACGATTTGACGGTACTTAAAACAGAAGCAGCAGACAGCCTGACCAATAGAAGTATCTTTGCCGATAAAATCTACTCCGATTTCTCTTTTTGGGGAGAAAAACACAGGGAAATAGGTCTGGATATGCTAACTCCCGTAAAAGCTATTAAGGCTGAAGAGCCCGTAATTACTCAAAGAGAGAAAGCCCACAGAGACTTATTTTCGACGGCTGTTTCTAAAGTCAGACAACCCATAGAGTCTTTCTTCAACTGGTTGAATGAGAAAACAAATATTCAAAGAGCGATGAAGGTCAGATCAACATCTGGACTTCTTATACATACGATGGGGAAAATAGCCATCGCATTCATTTATCTAATTGTTTAA
- a CDS encoding transposase translates to MIPKEKELKLIKIYMYICDIYESSLKFCCQRFSNNATPIFTDQELLTVYLFCGAYQRYFSIKEIHTFTKEYLLSWFPCLPSYQTFNYRLNLLSEAINELVKHLITSFKPEDCDNMTSLIDSMPIVTCKGKNKTGKVATEIATKGYCSTKNMYYFGLKLHTLAFRRKGTIPFPEMLILSSAAENDLTVLKTEAADSLTNRSIFADKIYSDFSFWGEKHREIGLDMLTPVKAIKAEEPVITQREKAHRDLFSTAVSKVRQPIESFFNWLNEKTNIQRAMKVRSTSGLLIHTMGKIAIAFIYLIV, encoded by the coding sequence ATGATTCCCAAGGAGAAAGAACTTAAGCTTATAAAAATATATATGTATATCTGCGATATCTATGAGTCTTCACTGAAATTTTGTTGTCAGAGATTCAGTAATAATGCAACTCCTATCTTCACCGACCAGGAACTGCTTACTGTATACCTGTTCTGTGGAGCTTATCAACGCTACTTCAGTATCAAAGAGATACATACATTCACTAAAGAATATTTGCTTTCTTGGTTTCCTTGTCTACCTTCTTATCAGACGTTCAATTATCGATTGAACCTGTTAAGTGAGGCAATTAATGAACTCGTAAAGCATCTCATTACATCCTTTAAACCAGAAGATTGCGACAATATGACATCACTGATCGATTCCATGCCAATTGTTACCTGCAAAGGAAAGAATAAAACAGGAAAAGTGGCTACAGAAATTGCAACAAAAGGCTACTGCTCTACCAAAAATATGTACTACTTTGGTTTGAAACTCCACACGTTAGCTTTCAGAAGGAAAGGAACTATTCCATTCCCTGAGATGTTGATACTTTCATCTGCGGCAGAGAACGATTTGACGGTACTTAAAACAGAAGCAGCAGACAGCCTGACCAATAGAAGTATCTTTGCCGATAAAATCTACTCCGATTTCTCTTTTTGGGGAGAAAAACACAGGGAAATAGGTCTGGATATGCTAACTCCCGTAAAAGCTATTAAGGCTGAAGAGCCCGTAATTACTCAAAGAGAGAAAGCCCACAGAGACTTATTTTCGACGGCTGTTTCTAAAGTCAGACAACCCATAGAGTCTTTCTTCAACTGGTTGAATGAGAAAACAAATATTCAAAGAGCGATGAAGGTCAGATCAACATCTGGACTTCTTATACATACGATGGGGAAAATAGCCATCGCATTCATTTATCTAATTGTTTAA
- a CDS encoding SPFH domain-containing protein → MALFNKIKQKAFGEFIDIIEWTDDTSDTMIWRFPRYNSEIKNGAQLTVRETQVAVLVNEGQFADVFQPGRHELTTSNMPILTTIRGWKYGFNSPFKVDVYFVNTKQFLNQRWGTANPIMMRDPEFGPIRLRAFGSYNFRVQEDPIPFIKNVAGTSGEFTTEGISEQLRNFVITKFTDYLGESKIAALDLAANMNEFSQELTIGLKDDFAEYGIELTRFLVENISLPEAVEEALDRRTSMGVIGNMTAYTQMQFADSLKDSANNPAGGGNLAGDAMGAGIGLAMAGQMAGQMMNPQAGQFHGGQQPPQQAAPTPPPMPQQTTYHVAVGGVQQGPFPVSQLQQMIQQEQLTRDTLVWTAGMPAWAAANSVQELSQLFGAVPPPL, encoded by the coding sequence ATGGCACTTTTCAACAAAATCAAACAAAAAGCATTCGGTGAATTTATTGATATTATCGAATGGACAGATGACACGAGCGATACCATGATTTGGCGTTTTCCACGTTACAATTCTGAAATCAAAAATGGAGCACAGCTCACGGTACGCGAAACGCAGGTGGCGGTGTTGGTAAACGAAGGACAATTTGCGGATGTGTTTCAGCCTGGTCGCCATGAGCTAACCACCTCCAACATGCCCATCCTCACCACCATTCGTGGTTGGAAGTATGGCTTCAATTCGCCTTTCAAGGTGGATGTATATTTTGTAAACACCAAGCAGTTTTTGAATCAGCGTTGGGGAACGGCAAACCCTATTATGATGCGCGACCCTGAATTTGGTCCCATCCGCTTGCGTGCATTTGGTTCATACAACTTCCGTGTACAGGAAGATCCCATTCCATTTATAAAAAATGTGGCAGGCACAAGTGGCGAGTTCACCACTGAAGGCATAAGCGAGCAGCTTCGCAATTTTGTGATAACCAAGTTTACCGATTATTTGGGCGAATCTAAAATAGCCGCATTAGATTTGGCAGCCAATATGAATGAGTTTTCGCAAGAACTGACCATCGGTCTCAAGGATGACTTTGCTGAATATGGTATCGAGCTGACCCGTTTTTTGGTAGAGAATATTTCGTTGCCAGAGGCTGTGGAAGAGGCATTAGACCGACGCACAAGCATGGGCGTGATTGGCAATATGACCGCTTATACCCAGATGCAGTTTGCAGATTCGTTGAAAGATTCGGCAAACAATCCCGCCGGAGGTGGCAACCTTGCCGGCGATGCGATGGGTGCAGGTATTGGACTGGCTATGGCAGGACAAATGGCGGGGCAGATGATGAATCCACAAGCAGGACAGTTTCACGGAGGGCAACAGCCACCTCAACAGGCTGCACCTACTCCACCCCCAATGCCGCAACAAACGACGTATCACGTGGCAGTGGGCGGCGTGCAGCAAGGTCCGTTCCCTGTATCGCAACTTCAGCAAATGATTCAGCAAGAACAGCTTACCCGCGACACCTTGGTGTGGACAGCCGGAATGCCGGCATGGGCTGCGGCAAACTCGGTGCAGGAACTATCGCAACTATTTGGTGCGGTGCCGCCACCATTGTAA
- a CDS encoding leucine-rich repeat domain-containing protein, giving the protein MNNDKVQDEGELIYPDELTEFKGILDANTFTIYGDVSYINLNVKKITNSDISKCPNLKELQATSNKLISIDLTKNVQLTDLQIANNELTELDLSNNAELKELWIDSNKIKTIKAKKFNQLRRIICQDNEISAKSMIELFKAVQHVEKPGGAVAEVSYDTEEDLNEVP; this is encoded by the coding sequence TTGAATAATGATAAAGTTCAGGATGAAGGGGAACTGATTTATCCCGATGAGCTAACAGAATTTAAAGGAATCTTAGATGCCAATACCTTCACCATTTATGGTGATGTAAGCTATATTAACTTGAATGTGAAGAAAATAACCAATTCGGATATTTCAAAATGCCCAAACCTAAAGGAGTTACAAGCAACTAGTAATAAACTTATATCCATAGACTTAACAAAGAATGTTCAGTTAACCGATTTGCAAATAGCAAATAATGAGTTGACAGAATTGGATTTGAGTAATAATGCAGAGCTAAAAGAACTTTGGATTGATAGTAATAAAATCAAAACGATTAAAGCAAAGAAATTCAATCAATTAAGAAGAATTATTTGTCAAGATAATGAAATCAGTGCAAAATCGATGATTGAACTTTTCAAAGCAGTACAACACGTTGAAAAACCCGGAGGTGCTGTAGCAGAAGTGAGTTATGACACCGAAGAAGATTTGAATGAGGTGCCGTAA
- a CDS encoding TPM domain-containing protein, giving the protein MKRVKIKYLTIGVMLLLNLVAHAQVQYTVREVPNVQTRDAEQFVSDPERVLEYNDREALNEKLFEIRESLDVQTAIVVIPDIDEQYTSAKEFATELFGYWGLGVQNSDNGLLILLLTADGKREIVFETGYGIENTLSDGTSKLIQAQKMIPFLKEDAYGEGLIAGVDEIEKVLKGTSELIKEPIDAKSMTLPIIIWMVLGVGALAFNESRKKKKVSEESSPYLDAIKQKSAGGLGCLLAVLFFPVFILFRLFKGGAKNAKIDCQSCKSTGTVSLKKGEPIIKQQAIPGQDGMKEYEFVCSKCGFVHKELVPYKYVKPQTESTNSGNNTTYRSGNFTKGGSWGGGKSGGGGASTKF; this is encoded by the coding sequence ATGAAACGTGTGAAAATAAAGTATTTGACAATAGGAGTTATGCTACTGCTTAATTTAGTTGCGCATGCACAAGTTCAATACACGGTGAGGGAGGTGCCAAATGTGCAAACAAGAGACGCAGAACAGTTTGTCTCTGATCCTGAGCGAGTATTAGAATATAATGACAGGGAGGCACTGAACGAAAAACTATTTGAGATAAGAGAATCATTAGATGTTCAGACGGCAATTGTCGTAATTCCTGATATTGATGAGCAATACACTTCTGCAAAAGAATTTGCAACAGAATTATTCGGCTATTGGGGGCTAGGCGTTCAAAATTCAGACAACGGATTGCTTATCTTGCTCCTGACAGCTGATGGAAAAAGAGAAATTGTATTTGAAACGGGTTACGGAATAGAAAACACATTGAGTGATGGCACATCAAAACTGATTCAAGCTCAAAAAATGATACCGTTTCTGAAGGAAGATGCCTATGGAGAAGGACTGATTGCGGGGGTGGATGAGATAGAAAAAGTTCTTAAGGGAACTTCTGAACTTATAAAAGAACCCATTGACGCAAAAAGCATGACTTTGCCAATTATCATCTGGATGGTATTAGGTGTAGGAGCATTAGCTTTTAATGAGAGCAGAAAGAAAAAGAAAGTTTCTGAAGAATCTTCACCCTATTTAGATGCCATCAAGCAGAAATCAGCTGGTGGATTGGGATGTTTGCTTGCCGTATTATTTTTTCCTGTATTTATCCTATTCAGACTTTTCAAGGGTGGTGCCAAGAATGCAAAGATTGATTGTCAGAGTTGCAAATCAACTGGCACTGTCAGCTTGAAAAAGGGAGAACCCATAATCAAGCAACAGGCAATACCTGGACAGGATGGCATGAAAGAGTATGAGTTCGTTTGTTCTAAATGTGGATTTGTGCATAAGGAGTTGGTTCCTTATAAATATGTGAAACCACAAACAGAATCTACAAACAGCGGAAATAATACCACTTACCGAAGCGGTAATTTTACTAAGGGAGGTTCGTGGGGAGGAGGAAAAAGTGGAGGCGGCGGAGCATCCACTAAGTTTTAA
- a CDS encoding response regulator yields MNRINAQVNNIFEKRRKNYLPGLLLPKIFQYREKTRPNTCLFAMKIRINRYKAPTSLAILVVLLIIGFFCDCSDAQKQLQQAEANRKEISAVLYRNRYSEDSLKLLLKQYIDEENDFAVMLVYKQLGVFMRENSRFTEAINNHQEELALAMKLNDTIEIVQAYNNLGTDFRRIGSHGEASDYHYQALDYAEAYSQAHVPGVGMKNRVVSLNGIGNVSLTLGYYDHAEKYFRMALEDELKLKSNIGQAINYANIGAIFEERGQLDSAHAYYNKSLEHNRIAKSDMGIGLCLIHLGKLYEREQKYEKAKDEYIQAYDLMHQISDRWHWLEACISIARINLLDNNISEFEHYISLAEQTANEIKSPEHLAEIYLLKHDFDVSTQDFKKALEHYQLQSLMRDSVQGLQKTNRFIDVRLSYEQNKNIRNIQRIEAENKSKQRSTHLTLYFTLALSLVGIIITALLYYAYRQRVRSNKALKQLEQTRSVFFTNITHEFRTPLTVIKGFNDLLMSSKHLSEKEKHVYRSAIDRQSNYLLNLVNQLLDIAKLKSGKEAPNWKRGDIISYLRMSAETFKLFAKEKDVNLIFYSVIESQEMDFIPFYIDKIIGNLLSNAIKHTKEGDKIDFIVVEGQRSGTIKIKIMDTGDGIPKSDLKRIFEMFYQSENSQSESGSGIGLAFTKMMVEKMKGEIEVDSELGIGSSFIVTLPIKNNRLTNIEPLLEQKSSFSLLKLKQRVGAIDTDLETDDNEEDITKEQPIILIVEDNKDVSTYIKTILSDKYRVLVARNGQEGLELAKNHIPDLVVTDVMMPVMDGTQLCCEMKDNIMLNHIPIIMLTAKSSDEDRIKGLRCGAEAYIKKPFDTEELFITIHNILESRKTLIEKFMESANNITTDTVNRAESEANLKYLHTITGIILTEIQNPDLNTAYLAERMSVSTSQLNRKMNGITGKSTLSYILHVKLNKAKKMLQETSLPMSEVAHECGFYDANYFSRIFKKEFGISPSQFQKIHV; encoded by the coding sequence ATGAATAGAATAAACGCGCAAGTAAACAATATCTTTGAGAAAAGGAGGAAAAACTATTTACCTGGTTTACTACTCCCTAAAATATTTCAATACAGAGAAAAAACAAGACCAAATACCTGTTTGTTTGCTATGAAAATTAGGATTAATAGATATAAAGCACCAACCTCACTTGCTATACTTGTTGTGTTGCTGATAATTGGTTTTTTCTGCGATTGCTCAGATGCTCAAAAACAGTTGCAGCAAGCGGAAGCAAATCGAAAAGAGATTTCCGCCGTTTTATACAGAAACAGATACAGTGAAGATTCTCTGAAACTTTTGCTGAAACAATATATTGATGAGGAGAACGATTTTGCTGTAATGCTGGTTTATAAGCAGTTAGGTGTATTTATGCGTGAAAACTCGCGTTTCACCGAAGCAATAAATAATCATCAGGAAGAGTTGGCACTTGCTATGAAGCTCAATGATACCATCGAAATAGTGCAGGCATACAATAATCTGGGAACAGACTTCCGACGGATCGGCTCGCATGGCGAAGCATCAGATTATCATTATCAAGCATTGGATTATGCTGAAGCATATTCACAAGCACATGTGCCGGGAGTTGGAATGAAAAACAGAGTTGTTTCTCTAAATGGAATCGGAAACGTGAGCCTGACACTTGGATATTATGACCATGCTGAAAAATATTTCAGAATGGCGTTGGAAGATGAGCTGAAGCTGAAAAGCAATATAGGTCAGGCCATTAACTATGCCAATATTGGAGCAATTTTTGAAGAGCGGGGACAGTTAGACTCAGCACATGCCTATTATAATAAATCATTGGAGCATAATCGAATAGCCAAATCGGACATGGGAATTGGACTATGCCTTATTCATTTAGGCAAGCTTTATGAAAGAGAGCAAAAATATGAAAAAGCGAAAGATGAGTATATTCAGGCATACGACCTCATGCATCAAATATCCGACAGATGGCACTGGTTGGAAGCATGTATCTCAATTGCCAGAATTAATTTGTTAGACAATAATATTTCTGAATTCGAACACTATATCAGTCTTGCAGAGCAAACAGCAAATGAAATAAAATCGCCAGAACATTTGGCCGAAATATATTTGCTTAAGCACGACTTTGATGTGAGCACACAAGATTTCAAAAAAGCTCTTGAGCACTATCAATTGCAATCACTCATGCGAGACAGCGTGCAGGGATTGCAAAAAACTAATAGGTTTATAGACGTGCGCCTAAGTTACGAGCAAAACAAAAACATTAGGAACATTCAGAGAATTGAGGCGGAGAATAAATCCAAACAACGGTCGACGCATTTGACATTATATTTCACCTTGGCTCTGTCGCTTGTAGGAATTATCATCACAGCACTACTATATTATGCATATCGACAGCGCGTCAGGAGCAACAAAGCGTTAAAACAATTGGAGCAAACCAGAAGCGTTTTTTTCACAAATATCACACACGAATTTAGAACTCCACTAACCGTTATAAAGGGTTTTAATGACCTATTAATGAGCAGCAAACACTTATCCGAAAAAGAAAAGCATGTTTATAGATCAGCCATAGACAGACAAAGTAATTATTTGCTTAATCTCGTAAACCAACTTCTTGATATTGCCAAACTTAAATCGGGAAAAGAGGCTCCCAACTGGAAACGTGGCGACATAATTTCGTATCTTAGAATGTCGGCCGAAACATTTAAGCTTTTTGCAAAAGAGAAAGATGTAAACCTTATTTTTTATTCTGTGATAGAGTCACAAGAAATGGATTTCATTCCTTTCTATATCGATAAAATTATTGGCAATCTTTTATCAAATGCTATAAAACATACAAAAGAGGGAGATAAAATAGACTTTATAGTTGTCGAAGGACAACGCTCTGGAACCATCAAAATTAAAATTATGGATACTGGTGATGGAATACCTAAAAGTGACTTGAAACGTATATTTGAAATGTTTTATCAAAGCGAAAATAGTCAAAGCGAATCAGGTAGTGGCATTGGATTGGCATTTACAAAGATGATGGTGGAAAAGATGAAAGGAGAAATTGAGGTTGACAGTGAATTGGGCATAGGCTCATCTTTTATTGTGACTTTACCTATAAAGAACAACAGACTAACAAATATTGAGCCACTTCTTGAACAAAAGAGCTCTTTTTCACTTTTAAAGCTTAAACAAAGAGTTGGAGCCATAGATACCGACTTAGAAACTGATGACAACGAAGAAGATATTACAAAAGAGCAACCCATAATCTTGATTGTTGAGGATAACAAGGATGTGAGCACATATATAAAAACTATCCTAAGCGATAAATACAGAGTCTTAGTTGCCAGAAATGGCCAAGAGGGTCTTGAGTTAGCAAAAAATCATATTCCCGACTTAGTGGTTACAGACGTGATGATGCCCGTGATGGATGGCACACAGTTGTGTTGCGAAATGAAAGATAACATTATGCTCAATCATATTCCAATAATTATGCTTACGGCAAAGAGTAGCGACGAAGACCGTATAAAGGGCTTGAGATGCGGTGCCGAGGCATATATTAAGAAACCATTTGATACAGAGGAGCTGTTCATTACTATCCATAATATACTGGAAAGTCGCAAAACGCTGATTGAAAAATTTATGGAGTCTGCCAATAACATAACAACCGACACTGTTAATAGAGCAGAGAGTGAAGCAAATCTCAAATATCTACATACCATAACAGGTATTATTCTTACTGAAATTCAAAACCCTGATCTAAACACAGCCTATCTTGCTGAGAGAATGTCGGTGAGCACATCGCAGCTCAATCGAAAAATGAATGGTATAACGGGCAAGTCAACATTGTCTTATATTTTGCATGTGAAGCTAAACAAGGCAAAGAAGATGCTTCAGGAGACTTCTCTCCCTATGTCGGAAGTTGCTCATGAATGTGGATTTTATGATGCCAATTATTTTTCACGCATATTCAAAAAAGAATTTGGAATTTCCCCATCGCAATTTCAGAAGATACATGTTTAG
- a CDS encoding DUF1565 domain-containing protein, protein MKSTTYKAIMAIAFLLAFSFTIDAQINVKKLGSQIKRSAEQQVEQKVKEKAARETREALDRGEKKLDQGISNATSGEASSGNKAVSQEEIPKGSKTIYVSSNNGSNRNDGSQSSPLKDLQKAIDEAPEGALICLAEGNYLGYLDQGWVKVNKYVSIVGGYSNDFSQRDPIKFRTTMQPGPAQIMTSGNQGVMDIRVVGKRNGVVLVDGIIFDRGQINAYLAPIYDNPVAAAPEGCETGRILVVGESVASVPTMKPEGMKSAFQLISGEMEGNLTVRNCVFLNGYHFAIQMACKGGHFDIYNNVFVANRMAACEVRGGLAQPNTSSIAFHNNTVLFTWCRTKLMEDMGYGFRYMTGIDADVYNNIIGCSNYGGLDRAYVDADKSKEAKRVTSAWNNLFFGNRNGDMVLPSGGGGWTFVLAKNFEDVNQLHKYENNREMNEAEVNAISKKIDVPYLKGFIGITGSQTSSFNPNSSVNQFRSALGMNMQGTETIRVSMYGNRYPYEKTFELFGAVDGYGAQMIK, encoded by the coding sequence ATGAAATCAACAACTTACAAAGCAATAATGGCTATAGCATTCCTACTTGCATTCAGCTTTACAATTGATGCACAAATCAACGTTAAAAAATTAGGCAGTCAGATAAAAAGGTCTGCCGAACAGCAGGTTGAACAAAAAGTAAAAGAAAAAGCAGCACGTGAAACCCGCGAAGCATTAGATCGAGGCGAAAAGAAACTCGATCAAGGCATATCAAATGCCACTTCAGGAGAAGCGTCCTCAGGCAATAAGGCTGTTAGTCAGGAAGAAATTCCTAAAGGATCAAAAACCATTTACGTGTCCTCAAACAATGGTAGCAACCGCAATGACGGCAGTCAATCATCGCCACTCAAAGACTTGCAAAAAGCCATTGATGAAGCCCCAGAAGGAGCCCTTATTTGCCTTGCCGAAGGCAATTATCTCGGTTATTTGGATCAGGGATGGGTGAAGGTGAATAAGTATGTTTCTATCGTAGGAGGCTATTCTAATGATTTTTCGCAACGCGACCCTATAAAGTTTCGTACTACAATGCAACCAGGACCAGCTCAGATAATGACTTCGGGCAATCAAGGGGTGATGGATATTCGTGTAGTCGGTAAACGGAATGGTGTAGTGTTAGTAGATGGTATCATTTTCGACCGCGGACAAATCAATGCTTATTTAGCTCCGATTTATGACAATCCGGTAGCCGCTGCTCCTGAGGGATGCGAAACAGGACGTATCCTGGTTGTTGGCGAATCGGTAGCGAGCGTGCCTACTATGAAACCCGAGGGTATGAAAAGCGCATTTCAGCTTATCAGCGGTGAGATGGAGGGAAATTTAACCGTCCGCAACTGTGTGTTTCTCAACGGATATCACTTCGCCATACAGATGGCCTGTAAAGGCGGACATTTTGATATTTACAACAATGTGTTTGTAGCAAACCGAATGGCTGCCTGTGAGGTACGTGGTGGATTAGCACAACCTAATACATCATCCATTGCATTTCACAATAATACTGTACTGTTTACATGGTGCCGCACCAAACTCATGGAAGATATGGGATATGGATTCCGCTATATGACAGGTATTGACGCCGATGTGTATAACAATATAATCGGCTGTTCCAATTATGGCGGTCTGGATCGCGCTTATGTGGATGCTGATAAATCCAAAGAAGCCAAACGGGTAACCTCGGCGTGGAACAACTTGTTTTTTGGAAACCGCAATGGCGATATGGTGCTACCATCTGGTGGCGGCGGATGGACATTTGTTTTAGCAAAGAATTTTGAGGACGTAAACCAATTGCATAAATATGAAAATAATCGTGAGATGAACGAAGCAGAGGTAAATGCCATCAGCAAAAAGATAGATGTGCCTTATTTGAAAGGATTTATAGGAATAACCGGCTCACAAACCTCTTCTTTTAATCCCAATTCATCAGTAAATCAGTTTCGTTCGGCATTGGGAATGAATATGCAAGGCACTGAAACTATACGTGTTTCCATGTATGGCAATCGTTATCCATACGAAAAGACATTTGAGCTTTTCGGAGCCGTCGATGGATATGGGGCACAGATGATTAAGTAG